One part of the Borrelia coriaceae genome encodes these proteins:
- the bdr gene encoding Bdr family repetitive protein, whose translation MVLNELIKAGINRDVADDLSYRYYRNELTYKDLEYLETNFNLKLEKIETLTQAEIQKIEANLQSEIQKLT comes from the coding sequence ATGGTCTTAAATGAACTTATTAAAGCTGGCATTAATAGAGATGTAGCCGACGATCTATCTTACAGATATTATCGTAATGAACTTACTTATAAAGATCTTGAATATCTAGAAACTAATTTTAACCTTAAACTCGAAAAGATTGAAACACTAACACAAGCCGAAATTCAAAAGATAGAAGCAAATTTACAGTCTGAAATTCAAAAATTAACTTAA
- a CDS encoding glycoside hydrolase family 3 N-terminal domain-containing protein translates to MFKFVLCGLLLFSLVLLEAVPEIDYDYFEKDKFDLINIDEFLGKLDFKNILKDRYLFVGIRNVANPSAVQKLSKEELEKIKGINPVGIILFRENFKDAQQTKDLIDKIKSYLGSDILIAVDEEGGIVSRASENKKLGVYHFPAMESVGLTGDAHLAYKIGEILGKQLRRLGINVNMAPVADAKVASNTPLGSRTFGDSSYNIGLMVEAFIDGMQREGVFAVVKHFPGLGGTKVDTHKDLALLPYSKNFLMVNNFVPFLFGKEAKFIMLGHVLVPKISGDVSSMSRDIVDIIRYNLNICSIIITDAYDMGAIVNNFSLENAIKKSLNSGVNIVLIPEGFEGFSAGE, encoded by the coding sequence ATGTTTAAATTTGTTTTATGTGGACTTTTATTGTTTAGTTTGGTTTTACTAGAAGCCGTTCCTGAGATAGATTATGATTATTTTGAAAAAGATAAATTTGATCTTATCAATATTGATGAATTTTTAGGTAAGCTTGACTTTAAAAACATTTTAAAGGACCGTTATTTATTTGTTGGCATTAGGAATGTTGCTAATCCTAGTGCTGTGCAAAAACTTAGTAAAGAAGAGCTTGAAAAAATAAAGGGGATAAATCCAGTAGGAATTATTTTATTTAGGGAAAATTTTAAGGATGCACAACAAACTAAAGATTTGATTGACAAAATAAAAAGCTATCTTGGTTCTGATATTTTGATTGCTGTTGATGAAGAAGGGGGAATAGTTAGCAGAGCTAGTGAGAATAAAAAATTGGGTGTTTATCATTTTCCTGCGATGGAATCTGTTGGTCTTACTGGAGATGCTCATCTTGCATATAAGATTGGTGAGATTCTTGGAAAACAACTTAGGCGTCTTGGCATTAATGTAAATATGGCACCTGTAGCAGATGCCAAAGTTGCTTCAAATACTCCTTTAGGTAGTAGGACTTTTGGGGATTCATCTTATAATATTGGTCTTATGGTAGAAGCATTTATTGATGGAATGCAAAGAGAAGGTGTTTTTGCTGTAGTTAAGCACTTTCCTGGACTTGGAGGCACTAAAGTAGATACTCATAAAGATTTGGCTTTATTGCCTTATAGTAAAAACTTTTTGATGGTAAATAATTTTGTACCATTTCTTTTTGGGAAGGAAGCAAAATTTATTATGCTTGGACATGTACTTGTTCCTAAAATTTCAGGAGATGTGAGTAGTATGTCAAGAGATATTGTGGATATTATAAGATATAACCTAAATATTTGTAGTATTATAATTACAGATGCATATGATATGGGTGCGATTGTAAATAATTTTAGTTTAGAGAATGCAATTAAAAAATCGTTAAATTCTGGTGTTAATATTGTGCTTATTCCAGAAGGTTTTGAGGGATTTAGTGCAGGAGAATGA
- a CDS encoding UTP--glucose-1-phosphate uridylyltransferase, which produces MYEVIDEIFSKKMLDMLNMHKLKTLSMSFKNFPDESHSNILRLADHSFRLKFKKELVENNLKKYIDDCTKFVFSSEGDFYVFTGDDLERLGLLLYPYLSFGILNGGSATSYFDILKNSKFNEELYGVYANKILEAKESFGHLPKGITPAYVNEDGSYGFSFLALKLRHLLMLSLRYYDLYGKHIKPSVFQMTSYKTDQLISNCLSNIFDDNLIKELNHCGFLKKDILTAIQPLVYCYNKLDDGQYEYFKYKTNGNLNLLALPAGHGQSFKVLRDIYFKLYNSGKKFVYIGNVDNIGFTVNLKALAIMAVTNSSSGFEFSVKTSLDTKGGILVLDENEHLTCVDIGSGISSETVLKAESGGFKILFNCATGLFNLEYLIENIDRIISDMPIRVIEQAKDFGQYTAIEQVTWEVMRIVDNPLIFEVNREDRFLPAKLFVDTLIMSNYRNDKFSGDLLELARYVSNALNNALKNKYGLVFRQGKWDV; this is translated from the coding sequence ATGTATGAAGTAATAGATGAGATTTTTTCTAAAAAAATGCTTGATATGCTTAATATGCACAAACTTAAAACTTTAAGCATGTCTTTTAAAAATTTTCCAGATGAAAGTCATAGCAATATTTTAAGACTTGCTGATCATTCTTTTAGATTAAAGTTTAAAAAGGAACTGGTTGAGAATAATTTAAAAAAATATATTGATGATTGTACAAAATTTGTGTTTTCATCAGAAGGTGATTTTTATGTTTTTACTGGTGATGATCTAGAAAGATTGGGATTGTTGCTTTATCCTTATCTTTCATTTGGTATTTTAAATGGGGGATCTGCAACCAGTTATTTTGATATACTTAAAAATTCCAAATTTAATGAGGAATTGTATGGTGTATATGCAAATAAGATACTTGAAGCTAAAGAGTCTTTTGGACATTTACCTAAGGGAATAACACCTGCATATGTGAATGAAGATGGAAGTTATGGGTTTTCATTTTTGGCATTAAAGCTACGCCATCTTTTAATGCTTTCTTTGAGATATTATGATCTTTATGGAAAGCATATTAAGCCTTCCGTTTTTCAGATGACAAGTTATAAAACTGATCAATTAATTTCTAATTGTTTATCCAATATTTTTGATGATAATTTGATTAAAGAGTTAAATCATTGTGGATTTTTAAAAAAAGATATTTTAACAGCTATTCAACCTCTGGTTTATTGTTATAATAAGTTAGATGATGGACAATATGAGTATTTTAAGTATAAGACTAATGGTAATCTGAATCTTTTAGCTTTGCCTGCTGGGCATGGTCAGAGCTTTAAGGTTTTAAGGGATATTTATTTTAAACTTTATAATTCCGGAAAAAAATTTGTATATATTGGTAATGTTGATAATATTGGTTTTACTGTTAACTTAAAGGCTCTTGCTATAATGGCTGTAACTAATAGTTCTTCTGGATTTGAATTTAGTGTAAAGACCTCATTGGATACAAAGGGAGGTATTTTGGTTTTGGATGAAAATGAGCATTTAACATGTGTTGATATTGGTAGTGGTATTTCTAGTGAAACTGTACTGAAAGCTGAAAGTGGAGGTTTTAAGATTTTGTTTAATTGTGCTACAGGTCTTTTTAATTTAGAATATTTGATAGAAAATATAGATAGAATAATATCAGATATGCCTATAAGAGTTATTGAGCAAGCTAAAGATTTTGGGCAATATACTGCAATTGAGCAAGTAACTTGGGAGGTTATGAGAATAGTAGATAATCCATTGATTTTTGAGGTCAATAGAGAGGATAGGTTTTTACCTGCAAAGTTATTTGTTGACACTCTCATTATGAGTAATTACAGGAATGATAAATTTTCAGGGGATCTTTTAGAACTTGCTAGGTATGTGAGTAATGCTCTTAATAATGCACTTAAAAATAAATATGGTTTGGTATTTAGGCAGGGTAAATGGGATGTTTAA
- a CDS encoding phosphoglucomutase — translation MLKGYMLNMINLRNAINEMILSPSGFRKIFAKSKDENSTDYEINDDDKILTALIILTISNYFKYKPKKYINIGLDSRTTGNIISEITIKTLILNNDSINFLGILPIPEILAYTKKSNNSKGFIYISASHNPPGYNGIKIGLDDGGVLNSNEIKKIICQIKSNIKNENLIHNIITNLQKFNTNALNSKTYETIINAKPTNKTQSYNAYKCLMQEIIYSDKHNQENIDILKEIIKKEPIGIIGEMNGSSRINSIDREMIEALGIKLELHNTEIGIFKHGMTPEGESLNMCKKILEQKFKSDNSFQLGYVPDCDGDRGNLVAISKKGQASIITPQKIFALSVLSELSYLYYTGIKDNLAIVVNDATSLNIEKIATLFNTKVYRVEVGEANLTEMADLLRNQGLTVKILGEGSNGGNIIHPSKVRDPLTTLFSIIKLLKIKNLFKIWCELSNNSYNEQYNLEDILKTINFYSNVEVSSPKAILKINVKNQEILKTNYERLLEKEFNNNNTVLHKLPIHNYEIINYEGIKQNTSRTGDSSGGLKVLFKNNKQEIIASLWLRGSKTEPIFRVLSEVKSEYNALLYDLLEFNTYLIQSANSII, via the coding sequence ATGCTAAAGGGATATATGCTAAACATGATAAACTTAAGAAACGCTATTAATGAAATGATACTTTCTCCTTCAGGATTTAGAAAAATATTTGCAAAATCAAAAGATGAAAACTCAACAGACTATGAAATAAATGATGATGATAAAATATTGACTGCTCTTATAATACTTACAATATCAAATTATTTTAAATATAAACCAAAAAAATACATTAATATCGGATTAGACTCAAGAACAACTGGAAACATAATCTCAGAGATAACAATAAAAACCCTAATCTTAAACAATGACAGTATAAATTTCCTTGGAATACTTCCAATACCAGAAATCCTAGCTTATACAAAAAAAAGTAACAATTCAAAAGGATTTATATACATCTCTGCCAGCCATAATCCTCCAGGATACAATGGAATTAAAATTGGACTAGATGATGGAGGTGTGCTAAATTCAAATGAAATAAAAAAAATAATATGTCAAATCAAATCCAACATTAAAAATGAAAATTTAATACATAACATAATCACAAACTTACAAAAGTTTAATACTAATGCACTAAACTCAAAAACATACGAAACAATTATCAATGCAAAGCCTACAAATAAAACACAATCTTATAATGCATATAAATGCTTAATGCAAGAAATAATATATTCAGATAAACATAATCAAGAAAATATTGACATACTAAAAGAAATTATCAAAAAAGAGCCTATAGGGATAATAGGGGAAATGAATGGTAGTTCTCGCATTAATTCAATTGACAGAGAAATGATTGAAGCATTAGGGATAAAATTAGAACTTCATAACACAGAAATTGGCATCTTTAAACATGGAATGACTCCTGAAGGAGAATCTTTAAACATGTGCAAAAAAATATTGGAACAAAAATTTAAAAGTGACAATTCTTTTCAATTAGGTTACGTCCCTGATTGCGACGGAGATAGAGGTAATTTGGTAGCGATTTCAAAAAAAGGACAAGCAAGCATTATTACTCCACAAAAAATATTTGCTCTCTCAGTACTATCTGAGCTTAGTTATCTTTACTATACAGGCATTAAAGACAATTTGGCCATTGTTGTTAATGATGCAACTTCACTAAACATTGAAAAAATAGCAACACTATTTAATACAAAAGTTTATAGAGTTGAAGTTGGTGAGGCTAACTTAACAGAAATGGCTGACCTTTTAAGAAATCAAGGATTAACAGTAAAAATCTTAGGAGAAGGATCAAATGGGGGAAATATTATACACCCTTCAAAAGTAAGAGATCCACTAACAACTCTCTTTAGCATCATAAAACTGCTTAAAATCAAAAATCTTTTCAAAATCTGGTGTGAACTATCTAATAATTCATACAATGAACAATACAACCTTGAAGACATATTAAAAACAATCAATTTTTATAGCAATGTAGAAGTATCATCTCCAAAAGCAATACTTAAAATAAATGTAAAAAATCAAGAGATACTAAAAACCAACTACGAAAGATTATTAGAAAAAGAGTTTAACAATAATAATACAGTCTTACATAAACTACCAATACATAATTATGAAATTATCAATTATGAAGGCATAAAACAAAATACCTCTAGAACGGGTGACTCATCAGGCGGTCTTAAAGTATTATTTAAAAATAACAAGCAAGAAATAATTGCTAGTTTATGGCTACGTGGTTCAAAAACAGAACCAATATTTAGAGTACTAAGTGAGGTCAAATCTGAATATAATGCCTTATTATACGATCTCTTAGAATTTAATACATACCTAATACAATCTGCTAACTCAATAATCTAA
- a CDS encoding BTA121 domain-containing protein surface lipoprotein, with protein MKQSKVLLVFLLINCNVDKEGMLHDHRTAGVPINIDLSNIYEHGYIDFDELFSQFDLTNAQINIILYLKSVLADSEFVVRDADGVRVNIYDDHGFYELLFTILGDVRTKTVAEIISGSYNAKLAAEAAIEKVKEGAERDALNDRFASINDYYRKELKLAFDCPEQVYTRITSNNFDKLNLDVQNEFNLIEYDAVLIAKIFDQLNLNVEEKGAIYYLRDVLIGSKFSTYYPGVHKSMKPFYLSMNTPKLKVEEYTNSNFNSLISKLIVDIDKFKVVITNIVETLKAKDEALAFVNMVSDITKRNELSNKYFEVDNDYKEALRLACYDFDEVYDKLCILSYAKKFEAIKT; from the coding sequence ATGAAGCAGAGTAAAGTGTTACTAGTATTTTTATTAATTAATTGTAATGTGGATAAAGAAGGCATGTTACATGATCATCGTACTGCTGGTGTTCCAATAAATATAGATTTAAGTAATATTTATGAGCATGGTTATATTGATTTTGATGAATTATTTTCTCAATTTGATCTGACTAATGCGCAGATAAACATCATTTTGTATTTAAAGAGTGTATTGGCTGATTCTGAGTTTGTTGTACGTGATGCAGATGGAGTTAGAGTCAACATATATGATGATCATGGGTTTTATGAGCTATTATTTACGATTTTAGGTGATGTTAGAACTAAAACAGTTGCTGAAATCATTTCAGGTAGTTATAATGCGAAACTTGCAGCTGAAGCAGCTATTGAAAAGGTAAAAGAAGGTGCTGAGAGAGATGCATTAAATGATCGGTTTGCAAGTATTAATGATTATTATAGAAAGGAGTTGAAACTTGCATTCGATTGTCCTGAGCAGGTATATACTAGAATTACTAGTAATAATTTTGATAAATTGAATTTAGATGTACAGAACGAATTTAATTTAATTGAGTACGATGCTGTGTTAATTGCTAAAATATTCGATCAATTGAATTTGAATGTTGAGGAAAAAGGAGCCATTTATTATTTAAGAGATGTACTGATTGGTTCTAAGTTTAGTACATATTATCCAGGGGTTCATAAATCTATGAAGCCATTTTATTTGTCAATGAATACACCTAAGTTGAAAGTGGAGGAATATACTAACAGTAATTTTAATTCTTTGATTTCTAAGTTAATTGTTGATATTGATAAATTTAAAGTGGTTATTACAAATATTGTGGAAACTCTTAAGGCAAAAGATGAGGCTTTAGCATTTGTAAACATGGTAAGTGATATTACTAAGAGAAATGAGCTAAGTAATAAGTATTTTGAAGTTGATAATGACTATAAAGAGGCATTAAGATTGGCATGTTATGATTTTGATGAGGTGTATGATAAGCTTTGTATATTAAGTTATGCGAAAAAATTTGAAGCAATTAAGACCTAG
- a CDS encoding BTA121 domain-containing protein surface lipoprotein translates to MGVNKPKILLFLLFIGCGFGKKDGVVHSLDPKGGLSLMSGKMSDLVTLTPEEQNAISFLKDMLVDFKHFEFVPGGPIYNRYTSDEFDNLLFSFGENGITTISGSIIKFLDEFEKAKVAIDKIKYDPEKSRLHKNVSQVFNKHFLNVAFNRPVKSHSVLTDAIASAKNDLENVTKIAGFSNLVFKDIGLTPKEKRALYYLREALTSPNPSSQKSEYNDEQVYNTLSSAPFDDINIKKGALANILNMFVSMDTAIGAVDKVQDETRKGSLFKEIEEYDNVYRRELRSRFRDPKKLYAELVSPGFNGMTADTISCFNSVVKKANKSSS, encoded by the coding sequence ATGGGTGTAAATAAGCCTAAGATATTATTATTTTTATTATTCATTGGTTGTGGTTTTGGAAAAAAGGATGGTGTAGTTCATTCTTTAGATCCTAAAGGTGGGCTTAGTCTGATGTCTGGAAAGATGAGTGATTTGGTTACTTTAACGCCTGAGGAGCAGAATGCTATATCTTTTTTAAAAGATATGTTAGTGGATTTTAAACATTTTGAATTTGTTCCGGGTGGACCAATTTACAATAGATACACCAGTGATGAGTTTGATAATTTGCTATTTAGCTTTGGTGAGAACGGAATTACAACGATTTCTGGGAGTATTATAAAATTTTTAGATGAATTTGAGAAAGCTAAAGTAGCTATTGATAAGATAAAATATGATCCTGAAAAAAGTAGATTACATAAAAATGTCAGTCAAGTTTTTAATAAACATTTTTTAAATGTTGCATTTAATAGACCTGTGAAGTCACATAGTGTATTGACTGATGCGATTGCTAGTGCAAAAAATGATCTTGAAAATGTTACCAAAATTGCAGGTTTCTCCAATTTAGTATTTAAAGATATAGGTTTAACTCCTAAAGAGAAAAGGGCTCTATATTACTTAAGAGAGGCATTAACTTCTCCTAATCCTTCATCTCAAAAAAGCGAATATAATGATGAACAAGTTTATAATACATTATCATCCGCTCCTTTTGATGATATTAATATTAAAAAAGGTGCTTTGGCTAATATTTTAAACATGTTTGTATCTATGGATACAGCTATTGGGGCTGTTGATAAGGTGCAAGATGAAACTAGAAAAGGTAGTTTATTCAAAGAGATTGAGGAGTATGATAATGTGTATAGAAGGGAGTTAAGAAGTCGTTTTAGAGACCCTAAAAAATTATATGCTGAGCTTGTTAGTCCTGGATTTAATGGTATGACTGCTGATACTATAAGCTGTTTCAATAGTGTTGTGAAAAAAGCAAATAAATCTAGTTCATAA
- a CDS encoding BTA121 domain-containing protein surface lipoprotein, with amino-acid sequence MKLSSIKLMLILLTSILISCNVSEESTTGARDVFGSNSHDQQDDPISKLLNSFGLTSRERKAIGSLKDALINLKAVSFMTNEELKMYTYDQFYNLLTGFGKVFTKKIAGDIATIFETIDRVIKLIPIIKYDYERDKLSGLDLFKDAKISLKMLCDVPEDAHDNFNDHIADVKSGFEELYYCVNKSITIFNSDLFTKEEQRAIDCLRYMLDTNYLALKSLDIRNGVYGFFRRAVLDLLLSYPGGLTGLKGDLSPLVDTVDKFFEAQAAIEAIKTDDAKRKNLQVKLNSESVDYIFRSKDLFIEPSSGVVKFTRNEFTSKAFVDLCREFAVKFTQIKQKASGDKS; translated from the coding sequence GTGAAATTAAGTAGTATTAAATTGATGTTAATACTATTAACATCAATACTGATTAGTTGTAATGTATCTGAAGAATCTACAACTGGTGCACGGGATGTATTTGGTAGTAATTCGCATGACCAACAAGATGATCCGATCAGTAAATTGCTTAACAGTTTTGGTTTAACAAGTAGAGAGAGAAAAGCTATAGGTTCTTTAAAAGATGCATTAATTAATTTGAAAGCTGTTTCATTTATGACAAATGAAGAACTTAAGATGTATACTTACGATCAATTTTATAATTTGCTAACTGGTTTCGGTAAAGTTTTTACTAAAAAAATTGCTGGGGATATAGCGACGATTTTTGAAACAATTGATAGAGTTATCAAGTTGATTCCTATAATAAAATATGATTATGAAAGAGATAAGCTTAGTGGATTGGATTTATTTAAAGATGCTAAGATATCATTAAAAATGCTATGTGATGTTCCTGAAGATGCACATGATAATTTTAATGATCATATTGCAGATGTAAAATCCGGTTTTGAGGAGTTGTATTACTGTGTAAACAAAAGTATTACAATCTTTAATTCTGATCTTTTTACTAAAGAGGAGCAAAGGGCTATAGATTGCTTAAGATATATGTTAGACACTAATTACTTGGCGCTAAAATCTTTAGATATAAGGAATGGAGTTTATGGTTTTTTTCGTAGAGCTGTTTTAGACTTATTATTATCTTATCCTGGTGGTTTAACTGGCCTTAAGGGTGATTTAAGCCCGCTTGTGGATACTGTTGATAAATTTTTTGAAGCTCAAGCAGCTATTGAGGCGATTAAAACTGATGATGCTAAGAGAAAAAACTTACAAGTGAAATTGAATTCGGAGAGTGTAGATTATATCTTCAGGTCAAAAGATTTGTTTATAGAACCTTCTTCAGGGGTTGTTAAGTTTACTCGTAATGAGTTTACTAGTAAAGCATTTGTCGATCTGTGCCGTGAGTTTGCAGTTAAATTTACTCAAATTAAACAAAAAGCAAGCGGTGATAAGTCTTAA
- a CDS encoding complement regulator-acquiring protein, which produces MKKYLFILSFIIIVTLTSCKSDLNEKRPQTFNDANQQDWENWTLSINQDDIPSQKKYKAEIERKVKRMFINALKKEIQNIMASIERDQENIQKNEPADQFGMKNGAFKIIIGNPSQKAYNDPESQNNRRQFYSSLNYNKEKIRKLGTILNQITLDHANRRQLHIDITNAGRVYSQAIFELVINKIREVQDKLDSLQFKELRMIKIQLNAIVKLRSLWQNTADNIIKDYDNNIEIKTDSQKLIKHIREKYGNILQKEIPKISLLASEINKILKKINQ; this is translated from the coding sequence TTGAAAAAATATCTTTTTATACTATCTTTTATAATAATTGTTACTCTAACCTCTTGCAAATCAGACCTTAACGAAAAAAGACCTCAAACATTTAATGACGCAAATCAACAGGATTGGGAAAACTGGACACTATCAATCAATCAAGACGACATACCATCACAAAAAAAATATAAAGCAGAAATAGAAAGAAAAGTAAAAAGAATGTTTATCAACGCTTTAAAAAAAGAGATTCAAAACATTATGGCTTCAATAGAACGAGATCAAGAGAATATTCAAAAAAATGAACCTGCAGATCAATTTGGAATGAAAAATGGTGCATTTAAAATCATAATAGGCAATCCCAGCCAAAAAGCCTACAATGATCCTGAAAGTCAAAATAACAGAAGACAATTTTATTCATCTCTAAACTACAATAAGGAAAAAATCAGAAAACTTGGAACCATTCTTAATCAAATAACACTTGACCATGCAAACAGGAGACAATTACACATAGACATCACAAATGCAGGAAGAGTTTACTCTCAAGCTATATTTGAACTAGTAATCAATAAAATAAGAGAAGTTCAAGATAAATTAGATTCTCTGCAATTTAAAGAATTAAGAATGATCAAAATTCAACTTAACGCAATTGTAAAACTAAGATCATTGTGGCAAAACACTGCTGATAATATTATCAAGGACTACGATAATAATATAGAAATTAAAACTGATAGCCAAAAATTAATTAAACACATAAGAGAAAAATATGGGAATATACTTCAAAAAGAAATTCCCAAAATTAGCCTACTAGCTAGTGAGATTAACAAGATCTTAAAAAAAATAAATCAGTAA
- a CDS encoding complement regulator-acquiring protein — protein MLKNYFFITYSIIISTLTNCNADLALFPKGGIKSLRKFLDSIEPQAIKQSKENLINNLQNKAYNIKQILDLHNNNSWIEDSDQFGLKGQNRVFDMMNNHTNNQTISDDINKHVRKKFYLALEYDKTKIRNFAKVLNQIAIAGMHQNNILLTNILNTAITYSMHYFEIVFATLMNKKDQLEALNPTALQYLTNELNKLENIRYFWHQTIDNIINDYIQDKNNIKTDKTKIIPHIKRYYQFKLVSQINKIQDISNNIINILTN, from the coding sequence ATGCTAAAAAATTATTTCTTTATAACGTATTCTATAATCATTTCTACTCTAACCAATTGCAACGCAGATCTCGCATTATTTCCAAAAGGAGGAATAAAAAGTTTACGCAAATTCCTTGATAGCATAGAACCACAAGCAATCAAACAGTCCAAAGAAAATTTAATAAATAACTTACAAAATAAAGCTTATAATATCAAGCAGATATTAGATCTACATAACAATAATTCTTGGATCGAAGATAGTGACCAATTTGGACTTAAGGGACAAAATCGTGTTTTTGATATGATGAACAATCATACAAACAATCAAACAATAAGTGATGATATAAATAAACATGTTAGAAAGAAATTTTATTTGGCTTTAGAATATGATAAGACAAAAATTAGAAATTTCGCAAAAGTTCTTAACCAAATAGCAATAGCCGGAATGCATCAAAACAACATCCTGCTTACAAACATCCTAAACACAGCAATAACATATTCTATGCATTACTTTGAAATTGTATTTGCAACACTTATGAATAAAAAAGATCAACTTGAAGCTTTAAATCCTACTGCTCTACAATATCTAACAAACGAACTTAATAAACTTGAAAATATAAGATACTTTTGGCACCAAACTATAGATAATATTATCAATGATTACATTCAAGACAAAAATAATATTAAAACTGATAAAACCAAAATCATACCTCACATCAAGCGTTACTATCAATTCAAACTTGTATCCCAAATCAATAAGATTCAAGACATAAGTAATAATATTATAAATATCTTAACTAACTAA
- a CDS encoding virulence associated lipoprotein, protein MKNYFFISLTFISFILIACNPNSKPTNDEAPHDLINNLINKHDHTNLILNTHNNDQWVEDSTQFGMQGTNQLFDVITTDDNTKYKDNKSARREVYLAFEYHKDAIKEFGIIANKLADGALKGSAQDIQILKDVIKEIRQYAKNYFLTASTPLINKKDELASLNLSELKTLTNQFQIIEQNKQILKNGLIKIKEDFNKDHNNIKTGNISNLINYLIHNYLDTFENASNTIKDACKEINSILSKI, encoded by the coding sequence TTGAAAAATTATTTTTTTATCTCATTAACTTTCATAAGCTTTATTTTAATCGCATGCAATCCAAATTCCAAACCAACTAACGACGAAGCTCCTCACGATTTAATAAACAATCTAATAAACAAACATGATCACACTAATCTTATACTAAATACACACAACAATGATCAATGGGTCGAAGATAGCACTCAATTTGGAATGCAAGGAACAAATCAATTATTTGATGTCATTACTACTGATGATAACACAAAATACAAAGACAATAAATCTGCAAGAAGAGAAGTTTATTTAGCTTTTGAATATCACAAAGACGCCATTAAAGAGTTTGGAATCATTGCTAACAAATTAGCAGATGGAGCTTTAAAAGGTAGTGCTCAAGACATCCAAATTCTAAAAGATGTCATAAAAGAAATAAGACAATATGCCAAAAACTATTTTTTAACTGCATCAACACCGCTAATTAATAAAAAAGATGAACTGGCTTCTTTAAATCTTAGTGAGTTAAAAACTCTTACAAATCAATTTCAAATAATTGAACAAAATAAACAAATACTTAAAAATGGTTTGATTAAAATTAAAGAAGACTTCAATAAGGATCACAACAATATTAAAACTGGTAATATCTCAAATTTAATCAATTATCTAATTCACAATTATCTCGACACATTTGAAAATGCATCTAATACAATCAAAGATGCATGTAAAGAAATTAACTCAATTTTAAGTAAAATATAA